The Chryseolinea soli nucleotide sequence TTTTATACTCATCATGTTGGCCACCGATCACTTCGGATTGGCAGCTCCGGCCAGCCTCATCTTCTATGGCCTGGCCCTCATCCAGGGAAGCGCCAACACCTTCGATGAGATCCGTTACCTGGGGTATTCCCAGATCATCCTCGGTCTCGTTTCGGCGATGCTCCCGGGCTATGGATTAATTTTCTGGTCGCTGGGCTTCGGGGTGCTGCACATCGTGTACGGCGCCATCATGCATAACAAGTACGACAAGTGAAGAACCCTTTCGAAAATCTGGATAAAGCTTTAGAACACCGCGTCCGCCTGCAGATCATGTCGGTGCTGGTCACGCACGACGGCTATGAATTCAACGCACTGAAAGAAGTGCTGAGCATAACCGATGGCAACCTGGCCTCGCACATCAAGGCTCTGGAGCGCGAAAAATACCTGACCGTGTCTAAGTCCTTTGTCGAGAAAAAGCCCAACACCAAATACAAGATCACCGAGCGCGGCCGAACGGCCTTTAAGAAACACCTCGATGCCCTGGAGGCCGTGGTGAAACAACAGAAATAAAATTTTTTTAGGTAGTTACTTTGAAATTGAAAGTACTTTTAAAATGACAAAGAAATTAAACACTCGCCTGCACGCCCTAAAGGCTTTGTTGTTCTGGAGCATCCGGCTCCTGGCGATACACTTCCTGTTGCTGTGGATGAAGGTCATGGACAGCCTGGCCGCACTGAAAGATCGTGTCCTTGCCATCGCTTCTGAGTTTTTCGTCCGTGTAAAAAGCAAACTTCCCAGTGTCAGCCTCTTCGCGATAAAAGCGCTGTTGGTCTGGATGAAATTCAAGAGCCGTGTGACTACACTAAAGGAACGTCCACACACCATGGTTTCTCAACTTCTCTCAAAAGTAAAAACCAAACTCCCCAGTGCCCGCCTCGCCGGCATGAAGGCTTTGTTGATGTGGATGAAATTCACACAAAAAATGAGGGGATTGAAAGCTTACTTATCTTCAATCTTCCCCCGGCTTCTTGCAAGGCTCAAACGCATTTCTCTCCGCGGTTTTTTTAAAAGCCTGCTCTCCCGCTACTTGTTGTATTTGATACTCATCAACGCCGTCCCGCTTTTCGCCCTGGGTTGGATTTACTTTGGCACCCTCGTCGTTCCGGCCAGTGTTCACTCCATTCATTCCTCTTCGTGGTGGATTATTTTTCAATGGGTGGTGATCGTTTTGTCGGTCGTGCACGGCGTGTTCTCGGTGGTTCTTTTGCGGATGAAAAAAATTACACAAGGCTACTTCTTTTCCCTGCTCGTCACAGTTTCTCCTTTCCTGTATGCCTACGTAGGATATGCCCGGCACGTGAATGGCTTTAGCGTCTCCGGCACGCTGCAGGCCTTCATCCCTTTTCTGATTGCCTATTCTAAAATTATTCTCGGCATGATCTCCTGAAATAACGTCCTCCTTAATCCGTATCACGAT carries:
- a CDS encoding winged helix-turn-helix domain-containing protein, whose protein sequence is MKNPFENLDKALEHRVRLQIMSVLVTHDGYEFNALKEVLSITDGNLASHIKALEREKYLTVSKSFVEKKPNTKYKITERGRTAFKKHLDALEAVVKQQK